Genomic segment of Arachis stenosperma cultivar V10309 chromosome 4, arast.V10309.gnm1.PFL2, whole genome shotgun sequence:
aattttaatatttcttaTATACAATTCTTTGTATAGACGTTGAGGTGGATGTACACTAAAATGAAAAAGGCCTGCCAATATGCCCAATGTCCCTACTGCAATATGAGGAGAGCTTATTTCTCCTGACACAAAAGGATCAAAACCTTCTATAGCCTATGTGGAAGACTATAAAGATCGGATACCCATATTCTTCCATGATCATACAATCTTGTTGCATGAAATGCGCCAAAACTAAAACAAGGTACTCCtgcaaaatataaataaattctaaaaatttttgacaaattCAAAGAAAGTTTGCCTGTACGTTTATCACAAATGATTTTTAGATTCCAATAGACCCAATGCTAGAAAGCCATCAAAAAGTACAAGTCCGAAAATATAATATATGCTCCAGGCACACCTTCGTAACTCTAAATATATTCGAATTCGGCAGAGTACCTCCTGTAATACTCCAACTATCCATGAATTAGTTATTCCTAAATGTGTCATGAAGGATATAACAAACATATCTTGTCTCCACATTGGATCTAAAACAAGAttagaaagataaaaaattgtttaattcaTATAGAGTCAGCAAACTGACCCAACCAACAACCAGAACCGTATGCATTATATGTGTTGAGTTTACTcaacaataattatatttttggtgATGACAAACATATATTTGGTTGGGTTGTGTTGGTTATCAGGGGCTAAGAGAAATGCGGGGTTGAATCTTAACTTCTTTTTCTGGTGAatattatttttgctttttcaaagaAACTTAAgagatatttttacttttatctcGTAACGAGATgcgagacattttcattttatCTCCTGAGTAACAAAAACAGAAGTGAAGTTGAGAAGAAAGAGTAACGCCCAGATGTATCCTGGTTCAACTACTTAGTGTAATGTAGCCTACATCCAGTTTCTATCACAAtcatgatggaatttcactatctCTTTCACAAGATTACATACACCAATACTTCCCTAGGATCTACCCAATCCTATCTGGGACAAATCCAGATTTTAACCCAATCTGAATTTGACTAGGACTCTACCTAGATTTCAATagcaaagtgctaacccaacttgcaagaGAATCCTAACAGGATCATGATACAAAATAGAAAGATGTACAAAGAACCTTTGAAACATCTTATGACTTTTTCTCACAGTTTAACTCACTCCCTTTTACCtctcattggctttttcttacaaacatCACCATGTTTATCTTTTTCATTGAGACTGAGACAGACTAAACTGAGAAAAAGGAAATAATAAAAGAACaacatgaaggagaagaactcaaTTAGCTTCGGTAGCTATGAAAATTGAACTCTGTGCTTTTTACGTACTCTCCTTGCCTTCAACCCTTGGCCGTTCACCCTTAATATAGAAGAGCGAAACTTCCAAGGTTGAATCACGTTCAACCTTAACGCTGTCTTCCTCTCCATCATCAGAATTTTGCAGCGATTTCAtcaaagaggagagagagaaaccGTCTCTGTTACATGCAGCAGCTTACCTATTCTCTCTCAACCTTTTTCTTCAAACTTCTTTAATCTTGGCCGTAGAGCCTTATTTTGGCTccaaattttgattttgagcgTTGATGAGCTTCTGACCATGGTTGACTTCACCATTTTCATGGTTGCTTCTTCCGTGCATAAGActttgtgatttttttcttgGTTCCTTGGTGTAGCACAAATGAggaaagataattttttataagcTCTGACCAAATGTAACTCAATACTCGATTGTAGCCCTTTCTTCTTGCTTCGTTTTGGCAACAAGGTTTTTGTCCTTCAATGCTCCATAGCCTCTGcactttccttttttctttctttctttcttgcttgCCTGCTAAGTGACGTGACGTGACCGAAGTGaagagagagatgagagagaagagaggacTTTTGGCTTTCGGTGAAAGTTTCAAtgaaattaattgaaatgaatttGGAGTCCAAGTAACCAAGAGTGAAAGTAGGTAACCGTATGAAGCTTGTGGTCGTTTGGGctcattttcttgttttctcatATTTGGTTTGTGATTGGGCTCGGCCTTATTGTTCTTTGGGCCATAGAAGATTAAATAATTTTCTACATACCAAATTAAACTCATTAAATAAACAATTGTtaaataatgtttgttcatcacttGAATTAGTTTTCCAAACTCAAAAGGTTGAAAGtccaaaaaatttttgttgTGAGTGTTGGTTGTGCAGACCCATATAATAGTTGAAATTGATAAAATGTTTTGGGCAAATTGAACAGTGAATGAAGCTACAAGTTGTTGCCTTTTCTGATCCAACAAAAAGATATATTGAGACTCATTGATGCTGCACTATATCCAAATTAGTTCGGGTAGTGATAATTTTGAGAAATAGAGTTGCTTATttttaatcaaagaaaacaaCAGTTCTATAAGCTATTGAAACTAGAGCCTCACCATCTTAGGCCCAAGTTTTATTATGCAGCCTAAACAAAGAAAACTAGCAACCCAATAAGAAGAAATATGTGCATCCAAAGCTGCTGATTGGGACCAAGTCCACAACCCAATTCACTTGCTTCATGGAGAGAAAAACAATGTGATGTAGGTGAAGTTTTGTGGTTTTGGATAAGGCACAGAGAAGACAAGAGGAGTTCACTTTTTTTATCTatcatcaaaaagaaaaaaaaaacaaatcttgAAGGCTATGTCAAATCAAAATGGAGCCAAAATCAATATGCTCAACTCAAGCTAAATTAGAAGAAATAGGTACAAGATTTTTATTAACATGCAAGTCAATTACTTGTTGATCTTACCTTCCTCTGCACAAGCATTTTGGGTAACAAGAAGATAATAAAGACTACTTTGTTTTATTGTAAATCAACGGTTGATATTGAAATTTGGAGCCAAACCACCAGATTAAGGATTTGAATTTGGCAAACTCATTAAGAAACCCAAATCAATGAAGTTGCTTCTGCTTATCTCTCTTCTGCGTTGCTTAGTTCTGATCTCAATTCCTGAATTTTATGGTCTTATTGATGAAAACAAATGGAAGACTTCAACTGGTTTTAAAATTCAATAAGTTGACTTAGTTCAACAAATCCTAGCCTTAGCAACTATATTccatacaaaaaagaaaaattaacttCAGGTTTGGCTCAAGGAGAGAGAATTAGAATCTGTGTTTGATTGAGAGTTTTTTTACTGTTTTTGCTCAATATTTTGGACAGTATTTCTACATCAAAGGAACATTCCGTCAGGATAGAAAGCTACATATGAGAGTGCTGAATATGGTTCATCATAGCTTTAGAGCTGTTCAACATCATCACCTTTATGATTGAATATTTTGTTTGTAtgttttatcttatttatttcACTTCAATAGAAAAAGACATATATGAGAGGCAATAAGAAAAAGCTattgagaaaaaagaaaatgagagaTAACTTTGAGAAAAAAGTCAAGATTTATGTTTTATCtcttttgattatatttatgttttgtaTTTTGTATCTGAGAGGCATCCCTTGCTAAATTGGGTGAGCACTTAATGTGTTATAAGTCTAGGGAGTGAACCTAGTCAAGTCAAATTTAGGTAGAAGCTTGATTTGTCCCTGATAGAATTAAGTTGAATCCTTAGAAATCAGTGTAATACTTGAAAAGATAGTGAAAATTTTACTTCTGATGTGGTgaagactggatgtaggttacATTGCACAAAGTACCTAAACCAGGATACATGGTTGTGCCATTTTTTTCTTCCTTGCTTTGTTTCTATTGTTTTATTGttatgaaacaaaataaaattgtccCGTACATAATCCATCTCGCAGTTTGAACAAAAGCTTAGTTTCATTTTCTGGTTTGAGAATTAAttgatcaaattttaaaaaaaaaggccATAGATTCAATCCATTttttctaaaccatcaaaattttttaatatggaCAAAAAATAAACATCTGAAATCATTTAATACAATAGTATAAACATAATATCCAAACAAACCTATGAAAAtacctttcttttgtttttcagcAAAAAATAGAAACCATGTAATTTTATTACACTAAAAAAAGATGctaaaaaatatactatagaattatctttttaataataataaaggatTTATGTTTGTTCtaagttttttaaaaaactgAAACAATTCTAttcagtagaaataaaaaaagtggTAAATAACAACACACAATGACAGAAATTAATTTCTAAATGGAAAAAATAATGGTGAAATGCTGAAAAATGAATACATGGCGAATTATGCACAAATATGGAGCTGCTATTGTCAGAAAGCATAAAACGCAGGTTACGTTTTGACTGGGACGAAGACCAAGAAAGTGTAGCATGTTGCAAAACGCAGCCTGCGATTGGCAGGGCAAAACAACCAAGTTATGAAATATAGACCTGTGTCCCTTGCATGCAGATAGGAGCACTTGTTGACCAGCATTGGAAAAGCCAAAATGCAGGTTGCATTTGTCAGTAGAGCAAAGCGAGCACAGGTTGCGTTTGACAGCCACCCTAGCTGCATGCGCGACACGTGTCATGTAGGGTGATAAATCTAGTTTATAAAAGCCAAAACCAAAACGCAGATAGGGGAACAAACCTTTTTTGAAGAAGAGTGAAACGAGAGTGAGAAAGTAAGAGTGAAAAAAACTGAAGAAGCAAGGTGCAAGGATGAAGAAGCAAGTGTAGGAGAAAAAGAAGTAGACGTTGAAGGAAGAAAAAATAGTTCGTGATTTTACCAAActgaaaaaatatattattgaatATCTGGATTATCTTCGACaggtaaaatttttttttaaaaaattttatgattaataaataaatatatttacttttattttatgtatttatattttaattattattattattattattattattattattgttattattgttattattagtgacattattattattagtagtagGATTAAGTTCTCGGGAGGAAAAAAAATGGTACGATGATTactatattagttaattttgtaaaacactGTAGAGGAccataataataaattattattattattattattattattattattattattattattagggcAATTTACCAATTTAAAACAATTGGTTGAATCCTTTACCAGATTACAACATTTGAAAATTGCATAccattttgttttgtttaattttatatagAAACCGTGGGAGGCAACCACGGTTTCCAAATCAACGTAAACCGTGGCTGGTAGCCAGGTTTTATGAGGAAAGCATGTTGAGTGTAAACCGTGGTAGGCAGCCACAGTTTACGTGAAGAAAGTGATaagcataaaccgtggtaggcaGCCACGGTTTATGAGGAAATGGTTTCGTACATAAAACCCTAGAGGCAGCCACGGTTTATAAGTGTGTAGTATAAATAGGAAAGCCGTGGCTGGTGAGGGCGGATCATTTGTGAGATTTGAAAGTAAGGAGAAGGTTGGTGGGTGAGAGAGAAAAAAGTTTTGTTGGTTAAGTTGATTGTTTGAGAAGTTGAACCGGTTTAGTGGAGAAccaaaggaagaagaagacCGGATGTATCGGTTAAATGGCGTTGCGCATGTGGCTGGATTTATCGACCAAGAGGTTGGTTAAACCggctttttattattaatttttgtttaatgttgttattattaatggtaaatgttaaattaatattttaacaGTTATAATAGAATTTTTTGCTGTTATCATGATAGTgagttttttatatttattaaatttgtaatttttattattggtagaattaatttttttgttttaggtGTTAGTAATATTGTTAGTGTTATTTTTGCTGTTCTTGCTATGCTTAGggttttttattgatattacTGTAAGTTGTTACTATTGTTGTCTGTTGAGAGTTCGCTATCTATCCTTTTACAGCCTGCTAGGGTTATTAGTGGTGTGAGAAGACAACAGAATATGCCTTTACACGAGCGTATCATACCGTATCTAGAGACGGCGGGCTTATATCACTTGGCTAGGCTGAACAGTCAGTGGTTCTGGGTTGATGAGCCTCTACTTAGCGCATTCATTGAGAGGTGGCGTCCTGAGACCCACACATTTCACATGCCCTTTGGGGAGTGTACGGTCACCTTGGAGGACGTGGCCTATCAGCTGGGTTTACCGATTGATGGTGAGCCTGTGAGTGGCTACCTTAGTGAGTTTGAGAATTTCATGGAAAATGGAAGACCGGCATGGGTGTGGTTCCGCGAGCTGTTTGGGGAGTTACCTCCGCAGAATAAAGTGAAGCAGATGACAGTGTGCTACACATGGTTCCATGAGCGGTTTCGGGTTTTGCTAGCAGATGCTACTGACGACATCGTGCGTATATACGCGAGGGCCTATATTATGATGCTGTTGTCATCTCAGCTGTTTGCGGACAAGAACGCCAACCGTGTCCACTTTCGCTGGTTGCCTTATGTGGCATCGTTGGATGACTTGGGTAGATATAGCTGGGGCTCGGCCGCGCTGGCGTGGTTTTACAGATGTCTTTGTCGTGGAACAAACAGAAACGTTGTCAACTTGGCTGGGCCACTACAGCTTCTACAGTCTTGGATCTTCTGGAGATTTCCTTGTCTGAGGCCTAGTGATTTCAACAGATTCGGCTTTCCACTTGCATCCAGGTAAAGAAATATGATTTTAGAGTTAGAAATTGTTCATTTACATCTCCCATTACATGttatgacattctttaaatTGAACTTGTAGGTGGGCTGAGTATCTACCGAGGAACGATGCAGTAGATCAAAGAGTCGTGGCTGCACGCCTTTGTTTGGATAGATTGCGTGTGCATGATGTGAGTAATTTACTTATAGTTGATACAGTTATGTTTTCCTTGTTATAAAATTTGTTTTACGTAACGTTTCCTTATGTGATGTAGATCGTGTGGGAGCCCTACTCCTCTCCGGATGTCTTAGCTGTTGTTCATCCGGAGATACTACTTGACGAGCAGTTACCAGTCTCATTTATTTTGCTGCGATTGAGTGGCACCAGGTGGATAGGGTTATGCCTCAGTTCGGCGGGGTTCAGCATCTCCCTCATTTGGCTCTTAACATAGATTGGCTTCATGCGAAGGACGGCAAGGGTGGAGATAGGTGGTTCCCCTCCTATTATCGGGAGTGGCATGAGCATTGGCAGGATCGGCATGCCACAGTTTTACCGGTTGACCGAGTCGCTGATCCCGGGCCATCAGCTGAGTACCTGGACTGGTGGTGTCGTGTGGCCCATAGATTTTTATCCCCGGAGGTTGCATTTCAGGATCCCAGGCCTATTGTGTTGACTGAGGATACAGTACGCCCGATAAGCACGTGGGGGCAGCCAACCATTCACGGGATCCTCAAGTGCAGACTTGATACCGTTATGCCTATCTGAGATAACAAGGATACCCTCCTGTGGAGTCACATGCCTTCTTAAGTTGGACAAGAAAAAAGCCCATGACTCGGCATTTTCCCCCTCCACAAGGGCGAATGCTATCGGGAGGATGTTTGAGTTCCCATCCTGTGCAATTGCCAACAGTAAGGTGCCTCCATATTTGCCGTACAAGTGGGTACCATCAATACTCACAAGCGGCTTGCAATGTTGGAAGGCCTCAACGCAAAGTGGAAATGTCCAGAACAGACGATGAAAGTACACTGTTGACTCATCAATCTGGT
This window contains:
- the LOC130974591 gene encoding protein MAIN-LIKE 1-like, which codes for MPLHERIIPYLETAGLYHLARLNSQWFWVDEPLLSAFIERWRPETHTFHMPFGECTVTLEDVAYQLGLPIDGEPVSGYLSEFENFMENGRPAWVWFRELFGELPPQNKVKQMTVCYTWFHERFRVLLADATDDIVRIYARAYIMMLLSSQLFADKNANRVHFRWLPYVASLDDLGRYSWGSAALAWFYRCLCRGTNRNVVNLAGPLQLLQSWIFWRFPCLRPSDFNRFGFPLASRWAEYLPRNDAVDQRVVAARLCLDRLRVHDIVWEPYSSPDVLAVVHPEILLDEQLPVSFILLRLSGTRWIGLCLSSAGFSISLIWLLT